One genomic window of Cannabis sativa cultivar Pink pepper isolate KNU-18-1 chromosome 2, ASM2916894v1, whole genome shotgun sequence includes the following:
- the LOC115721037 gene encoding putative FBD-associated F-box protein At5g22720, with protein sequence MRKRGRLLEAMKRPKRTPPPLPLPLPVPPQSPQPRPPRPPQPQPPPPSSLVGVDENDRISRLPDAVIHHIMSFLPTEDVVRTCILSKRWKFIWYSVPTLSFVFSDFNSGDVDKFYNYLHKYLKNRKRGVYFFADSVMTSFKLDVIDHYQSSKVDLVDKWLGFAVENKVNEISLAVIGMCDDGSYDFYCVPKMLDNARYLTVLELNGVKLDTSHSYSFPCLKTLTLKDVSYSDNSVKDSKDVVVKFLLGCLSIEKLRLIDHRFGFLRVRLESLSLKFMELVYESFEDDLTHIHVDAINLESLVLCGVSFDQIIVSSCKKIRNLSLTKFYGSIHQPSSFEALISNFPLIENLTLSYCNTLKSEDFKISSQHLKCFHFENFDYLYDGGEMKVVTIESAPKLAYICYEGDLNFRISMKSSSPLNGKIIIRETQIDYDAEWFVNMLIFLVNLSCSWNTVTLHVSTYKALICPENLKSLCSLIWPENLKNLCSRDPLLKWKHLRVITNELGKESDLKDALMVIAPCLETLSINKKVIF encoded by the exons ATGAGAAAAAGAGGTCGTCTTCTTGAGGCGATGAAAAGGCCTAAAAGAACACCACCACCACTACCACTACCACTACCAGTACCACCACAATCACCACAACCGCGACCACCACGACCACCACAACCACAACCACCACCACCGTCATCATTGGTGGGTGTTGATGAAAACGACAGAATTTCGAGACTTCCTGATGCAGTAATTCATCATATTATGTCTTTTCTCCCAACTGAAGATGTGGTTCGTACATGTATTCTTTCAAAGCGTTGGAAATTCATCTGGTATTCAGTTCCCACACTCTCTTTCGTTTTTTCCGATTTTAATAGTGGTGATGTTGATAAGTTTTATAATTATCTCCATAAATATTTGAAGAACCGCAAGAGAGGCGTGTATTTTTTCGCTGATTCAGTCATGACTAGTTTTAAGCTTGATGTGATTGATCATTATCAAAGTAGTAAGGTCGATCTCGTGGATAAATGGTTAGGTTTTGCTGTTGAGAATAAGGTCAACGAAATAAGTCTTGCTGTGATTGGAATGTGTGATGATGGCAGCTATGATTTTTACTGTGTACCTAAAATGTTAGACAATGCAAGATATTTGACTGTTTTGGAGTTGAATGGGGTAAAGTTGGATACTTCTCATTCATATAGTTTTCCATGTTTGAAAACTTTGACATTGAAAGATGTTTCATATTCAGATAATTCAGTAAAGGACTCGAAGGATGTGGTAGTTAAATTTTTGTTGGGTTGCCTTTCAATTGAGAAATTGCGGTTAATTGATCATAGATTCGGTTTTCTTCGTGTTCGCTTGGAGAGTTTGAGCCTCAAGTTCATGGAACTTGTTTATGAATCATTTGAGGATGATTTGACTCATATTCATGTTGATGCCATAAATCTTGAATCTTTGGTACTATGTGGAGTTTCCTTTGACCAAATTATTGTctcttcttgcaagaaaattagaaatttgtCATTAACTAAATTTTACGGTAGCATCCATCAACCGTCGTCATTTGAAGCTCTCATTTCGAATTTTCCTCTAATTGAGAATTTGACTTTGAGCTACTGCAATACACTGAAGTCTGAGGACTTTAAAATCTCGAGCCAACACTTGAAATGTTTCCATTTTGAGAATTTTGATTACTTGTATGATGGTGGTGAGATGAAGGTTGTTACAATTGAATCTGCTCCAAAATTAGCATACATTTGTTATGAAGGAGATCTTAATTTTAGAATATCAATGAAGTCATCTAGTCCATTAAATGGGAAGATTATAATTCGCGAGACACAGATAGATTATGACGCAGAATGGTTTGTCAATATGCTGATTTTTCTTGTGAATCTCAGTTGCTCATGGAATACTGTAACATTGCATGTCAGCACATACAAG GCTCTCATCTGTCCTGAAAATTTGAAGAGTCTATGTAGTCTCATCTGGCCAGAAAACTTGAAGAATTTATGTAGTCGTGATCCTTTGCTTAAATGGAAGCATCTCAGAGTTATTACTAATGAGCTCGGGAAAGAGTCAGACTTGAAGGATGCCTTGATGGTGATTGCACCTTGTTTAGAAACATTGTCTATTAATAAAAAGGTCatattttag
- the LOC133033979 gene encoding uncharacterized protein LOC133033979, with amino-acid sequence MRNPRIVLGIYHCVPRLLLCALYAFKTFCFFRAKGNQQQIAVIYKYEFAGSNVHCRFLEIILLCVVVVQIKIEAINLESLVVKGIPLDHIKFSSCKKIRNLSLCRIYLENNHLEALISNIPLIENLALSNCNSLEKEHIKISSQHLKCFHYNRICSTFKVLIWPENLKNLRRRHLLLNWKHLKVNTDCKPEKEKESNLKDALMRIAPSLETLRINENVIF; translated from the exons ATGAGAAATCCAAGAATTGTTCTTGGAATATATCATTGTGTTCCAAGGCTACTATTGTGTGCTTTGTATGCTTTTAAAACATTTTGCTTTTTCAGAGCAAAAGGAAATCAGCAACAG ATTGcggttatatataaatatgaattcgCAGGTTCTAATGTTCATTGTCGATTCTTGGAAATTATATTATTGTGTGTTGTAGTTGTACAAATTAAAATTGAAGCCATAAATCTTGAATCTTTGGTAGTGAAAGGTATTCCCTTGGACCATATAAAATTctcttcttgcaagaaaattagaaatttatcATTATGTAGAATTTACCTTGAGAACAATCACCTTGAAGCTCTCATTTCAAATATTCCTCTAATTGAGAATTTGGCTTTGAGCAACTGCAATTCATTAGAGAAGGAGCATATTAAAATCTCGAGCCAACACTTGAAATGTTTcca TTACAATCGAATCTGCTCTACTTTCAAG GTTCTCATCTGGCCAGAAAACTTGAAGAATTTACGTCGTCGTCATCTTTTGCTTAATTGGAAGCATCTCAAAGTTAATACTGATTGTAAACccgagaaagagaaagagtcaAACTTGAAGGATGCCTTGATGCGGATTGCACCTTCTTTAGAAACATTACGTATTAATGAAAATGTCATCTTTTAG
- the LOC133033893 gene encoding F-box/LRR-repeat protein At3g26922-like, producing MTPMVVDGCDNDRISKLPDALIHHILSFLPTKDVVRTCILSKRWKPIWYSDPTLYFSIYNNNHTTYDHDYIENFYNFLNNCLEQRKAMYHNTDDVSAITSFKLYIYWDYQKSKATIIDKWLDFAIDNNVKVISLMIGPEEIGNMFKFDYCLPKIIDKARYLTILELDGVELDTNSCSFSFPFLKTLSLNDGWNSENAKEDGVVKFLLNCPSIEKLELRDYSFLGNNHNVCLESLSLKFLGLVFENEEHNHLQIQVDAINLESLVLENVLLDKIYFRNNDMLSFDALISNIPPIENLTLRSCNTKKKHLKISSQHLKFFHFHQSCSNDCHLNKVTIESAPKLAYICYEGSPNFCISMKSSSSINGKIEIRGYWQGNYGIKEFIGVLNFLVNLSYSWNIVELFVGTEKALIWPINLPKNLKNLFRYPLLNWKRLRVITYVMPENESDLKEALMWISPSLESLSFNKKVIF from the exons ATGACACCAATGGTGGTGGATGGTTGTGATAATGACAGAATTTCGAAACTTCCTGATGCATTGATCCATCACATTCTCTCGTTTCTACCAACTAAAGATGTGGTTCGTACATGCATTCTTTCAAAGCGCTGGAAACCCATCTGGTATTCGGACCCCACACtctatttttcaatttataataataatcatactaCTTATgatcatgattatattgaaaactTTTACAATTTTCTCAATAATTGTTTAGAACAACGCAAAGCTATGTATCATAATACTGATGATGTTTCGGCCATAACTAGTTTTAAGCTTTACATATATTGGGATTATCAAAAAAGTAAGGCTACCATTATAGATAAATGGCTAGACTTTGCTATTGATAATAATGTTAAGGTAATAAGTCTTATGATAGGCCCTGAGGAAATTGGTAACATGTTTAAGTTCGATTATTGCTTACCTAAAATAATAGACAAGGCAAGATATTTGACTATTTTGGAGTTGGATGGAGTAGAGTTGGATACTAATTCTTGTTCATTTAGTTTTCCATTTTTAAAAACTTTGTCATTGAATGATGGTTGGAATTCAGAGAATGCAAAGGAGGATGGGGTAGTTAAATTTTTGTTGAATTGCCCATCTATTGAGAAATTGGAGTTGAGAGATTATAGTTTCTTAGGTAATAATCATAATGTTTGCTTGGAGAGTTTGAGCCTCAAATTCTTGGGACTTGTATTTGAAAATGAGGAACATAATCATTTACAAATTCAAGTTGACGCCATAAACCTTGAATCTTTGGTactagaaaatgttttattggACAAAATTTACTTTAGGAACAATGACATGTTGTCATTTGATGCTCTCATTTCAAATATTCCTCCAATTGAGAATTTGACTCTAAGAAGTTGCAATACAAAGAAGAAGCACCTTAAAATCTCGAGTCAACACTTGAAGTTTTTCCATTTTCACCAAAGTTGCTCTAATGATTGTCACTTGAACAAGGTCACAATTGAATCTGCTCCAAAATTAGCTTACATTTGTTATGAGGGCAGTCCCAATTTTTGCATATCAATGAAGTCATCTAGTTcgataaatggaaaaattgaaATTCGCGGCTACTGGCAGGGAAACTATGGCATAAAAGAGTTTATTGGTGTGCTGAATTTTCTTGTGAATCTCAGTTACTCTTGGAATATTGTGGAATTGTTTGTTGGCACAGAAAAG GCACTCATTTGGCCAATAAACTTGCCCAAAAATTTGAAGAACCTATTTCGTTATCCTTTGCTTAATTGGAAGCGTCTTAGAGTTATTACTTATGTTATGCCTGAGAACGAGTCAGACTTGAAGGAAGCCTTGATGTGGATTTCACCCTCTTTAGAATCATTATCTTTTAACAAAAAGGTCATATTTTAG